TCGTTTTGAAGCTAACCGTTACTCCACCCATTGAACAAAAGCACAAGAGCTTAGTTCATCTGCCTGACGAGCTGGTTGATGAACTCCTCGCGGTTGCCAAGGTCACCACCCTCGATGAAGTGCTTGAACTTGCGGGTACGGAAACCGCCAGTAGGGGAAGAGAGCTTGAAGGGCCAGAGGAAGTTGGAGACGGCCTTGAAGTTGGGGCCGACGGTGTAGATCTCGTGGATGATGTCCTCAATGCAGGTGATGCCGAACTTGCCGAGGTTGGCCTCGATGAGCTCGTTGTCGGTGATGGGCAGACGCTGCTTGTTGACCTTTCCGTAACCGCGCTTGTAGATAAGCTCGCGGACGGTCTTCAAGTTGGGGTATCCGTAAGCGACGAAAGGCTCGACGATCTTCAGCATCTCGCTGGTGGCCTTGGTGAGGCGGACGAAGACACCGTTGTTGATCTGGAGAAGACGGAGGAGCTGGAGGGTCTTGCGCTTTTTGGGGTCAATCTTGTTGATACTGCGCACGTTAGAATGCAGTCGCAAGCGCGCTGAAAATTTCGACATACCCCTTGATACGGACAACAAAGGCAAGGC
This genomic window from Alternaria dauci strain A2016 chromosome 1, whole genome shotgun sequence contains:
- a CDS encoding 60S ribosomal protein uL30 — translated: MARSSVPTQNDIAVPESVLKKQKAHQKTSDSQAAELKKKREASKQKREVIKERAAKYTQEYAKAQRDVIEAKRAAKRDNSLFVPAESRLAFVVRIKGINKIDPKKRKTLQLLRLLQINNGVFVRLTKATSEMLKIVEPFVAYGYPNLKTVRELIYKRGYGKVNKQRLPITDNELIEANLGKFGITCIEDIIHEIYTVGPNFKAVSNFLWPFKLSSPTGGFRTRKFKHFIEGGDLGNREEFINQLVRQMN